From Myotis daubentonii chromosome 7, mMyoDau2.1, whole genome shotgun sequence, a single genomic window includes:
- the ZDBF2 gene encoding DBF4-type zinc finger-containing protein 2 — protein MPNRYGYCSYCLLRYTDLDEHVNSPEHRFMTAQNRERMGGGQGGPAGQGGPAGQGGPGGQGGPGGSGGAGSGAGERDAEVPSSSLMERFLQDVLLHHPYHYQESRSGPNENNAPPAGNNAPAGDDAAPAGDDAAAEVILMDDSASEEMADDAPGARGEIPTHNSEPAGELHSRPSVSQECMQGVPIRPSVIQKLEKGRQKPLEFVYKIGSGLKEFNPVGVGQATNTGKNPLGPSVISTAPARPLPESANARPVITSTARLPVAANLDSVNKCDPNKADRSLEQGDRGSRNPRPSTSLENSSRLNPKPKESNRKSVCINPDKSVIQEDVKSRGKTLSPGFQSRASMGTEGSLNVESVSKLAVNPTVDQNKTDMPSNKGTFEGAIPKHHEKSFPNMDRTQDKKQVVFNKPASLEQKCSVITKMDFACGSQSVSDQPEVAVQDLCSEGQIDQEDKTYESRASEMSFDCSSSFYSVTDQPKVTAQETNLSEEVHDDLQQNSNESCVSEISSVHDGPLQLATNRIQVIVKGTSVQKAVHVRLVDESYDSSDSEMNFDGDTSVQPTDDDAQQPAEEVDLPQEAPMDLDNNYGSGSSEISAGSVVPLQSVIEELPVAVTEAEPQEKVYTGLVDMNYGSSCSETSVGCDVSLQSVIVHPQMTVKEGNLREEPVYVNDNNKSSSAQAHLDCDTSLEAVTDEPQRAAEEINLPKENNDVMDMNCEYYSPEMNFHTDAQLVAAQPQVAVQEVNPQEAAIDLQNKSANSSVSDLSVNSHASLQQSANEQPPGALGDINMKESNVDMEVKSYGCSSSEFTFDSDPPLLSVTEHSELNVEEIRKKDINMEDESCGSNSSEMTFNSDIHLCPVVDQPQVAEEEPVDQVNKNDEFCGSEMAFDSNVPLPSETDQSEVGVKEVIIQKEDYKHLGRKNDEPSGSKISLDFYVPPLSVTNSPGVLAKRLKLQEEEPMHIEPSVSGLSLNDHSTIGHSENPSEDVNLQKDEYVQLGNKGNGPDVPENSLRSSISHSVTHHLDGAVKEINNPKEEQIKDKGNDLNVSETRLDFGFPPQSVIQRTDVVLKEMLLQKEKHAAFSGSEINLDSDVSHSSVTEPQIAVKEKNDQKDEYVFKNKSDKYSGSEINVLPHLMTEKPQLAVLREDHVDPEVESTKSRGFDINLDIGPPRPSVIEKSQLAPLKKRHVVLENTSSKSSDCKVKLGSNDPPQPLAAQFQDVIQKTNLWEVKDIDLGNKVDKPSESKLIQDSDVSPQSVPDQPEAAIKQTNLENEGHVYLEDNNSQYSGSDMSLDSDYLAQSRVDQSQITILEKEHIELEDKHHKSCGSEISFDSDDPLQSVAEQVRETVKEISLWKDEDVEETTDKSDGFAIMYDSNVRFQSVAGQTEEIIKEINRWKKPVDMEGKIVKPSDSTLNFDSNEHVHSVANEIQEATAEINLLREGHAFLHDKGYDPKDSAMIYVSNVHFQPAVEQPHILEEEHADLDDKSNDSCGPEMSFTCDDPLQSVADPLEKADKVSLWKEGPIYLGDTYKLSGYQIRCDSDAPVQLVVGQCPVAVKEINLEKKDHNDLENQHCEPSVSGIKCDSGIHLQLEVDHPQMVCKEMNLQKTSHLGMEEKTSDSEIMSDSDVPLQIIVDEFQVSVKEADPQKMLLVDLVTGDSDCEVIADSDASCQPVIDSPQVTVEGIAGINAKSFDLEGACCDCCDSELGYVCEGSPQSESNQSRKTFKVVNQKKDYIILEESACEPYGSEINVQKDASRQSKTHQSPGPDKKRAKKSNPRGRRGKSTSPKRKCNWEETSQPKTRQQRKANKEDNTQKDQKGQRGKRGRRSVSAKGRNASPESADLQMANGDNRLKLKLKLKRTDVKSKDSKACVSGVNIQCDRSFQSDNDRTQKGVKKMSFSLKEMKRDSYSSSGSKGDSGRRSKKAKLVLEDRADEPVLEALPHVPPSFVGKTWSQIMIEDDIKINTLVREFKEGRFHCYFDDDSEPRKVKKIYSSEERKIASSDLNDTAFIEVLLECDYNVDDFSVALDKPSYDPIEKMPYEQTWRVTSRCQTVKVSSGAQTSLMSYIVTKRVSEHETYSPSLKRLLLRNDRRPKKKIQIGRFEFLESYTNILKPLHPNALFYVVSSNVKLNEGESFNVSEISQQNDKNNQDINIQYKYKLSSFDCYDPLNKKTAINPPLNTEIQESDRNDDWIQIRFSDLTSSEGNDDAHVQSSASSPFITVSVRHELTSDQGANGSSVFLAKSEILKSSEVPKERNFQLTLLNGDAAKISKSVRNKYLKSKKKVQRRKATTNKKPGLLKKVYKPVVVQEITRTTSEKQSTWIPTKLNDIIRKYISKFSVFLRRKYQSRRAFFGMHLKKTKSFLSRLKKAKRPAKKASNSIPSADAEKQSSAVKSSSPKQHVQDSSSIAETKKNGNKKRPRRKQKKRPKPVRIYELRSLYSQVPYSHRRMTRLLHKLLLSKANKKCLC, from the coding sequence aTCAGGACCAAATGAGAATAACGCCCCGCCTGCCGGGAACAACGCACCTGCTGGGGATGACGCAGCGCCTGCTGGGGATGACGCAGCTGCTGAAGTGATTCTCATGGATGACTCTGCTTCTGAAGAAATGGCTGATGATGCTCCTGGAGCCAGAGGAGAGATACCCACCCACAATTCTGAACCTGCTGGAGAGTTGCATTCTAGACCTAGTGTATCACAGGAATGTATGCAGGGTGTTCCAATTCGGCCATCAGTTATTCAAAAATTGGAGAAGGGGCGGCAGAAGCCCTTGGAGTTTGTTTATAAAATTGGGAGTGGCCTGAAAGAATTTAATCCAGTAGGTGTTGGTCAAGCTACAAATACTGGGAAAAACCCATTAGGTCCCTCAGTGATTTCCACTGCTCCTGCTCGTCCTTTGCCTGAGAGTGCTAATGCTCGACCAGTTATAACTAGTACTGCTAGGTTACCAGTAGCAGCCAATTTGGATTCGGTTAACAAATGTGACCCAAACAAAGCTGACAGATCCCTTGAACAGGGAGACAGGGGCTCTAGAAATCCTAGGCCCTCAACCAGTCTAGAAAATTCTTCACGTTTAAATCCGAAACCTAAAGAGTCAAATAGAAAATCTGTATGTATAAATCCAGATAAATCGGTTATACAGGAAGATGTAAAATCTCGGGGTAAAACTCTATCACCTGGCTTTCAATCACGTGCATCTATGGGTACTGAGGGTTCCTTAAATGTTGAGTCAGTTTCCAAATTAGCAGTTAACCCCACAGTCGATCAGAATAAAACTGATATGCCTTCTAATAAAGGAACCTTTGAAGGTGCCATTCCAAAGCACCATGAGAAATCTTTTCCTAATATGGATCGTACCCAAGACAAAAAGCAGGTGGTTTTTAACAAGCCAGCCTCTTTGGAACAGAAATGCTCAGTGATTACTAAAATGGACTTTGCTTGTGGCTCTCAGTCGGTGTCTGATCAACCTGAAGTGGCTGTACAAGATCTTTGCAGCGAGGGGCAAATTGACCAAGAAGATaagacctatgaatcaagagctTCTGAGATGAGTTTTGATTGCAGTTCCTCTTTTTATTCAGTGACTGACCAACCGAAAGTGACTGCCCAAGAAACAAACCTTTCCGAGGAAGTGCATGATGATTTGCAGCAGAACAGCAATGAATCTTGTGTTTCTGAAATAAGTTCTGTTCATGATGGCCCTCTGCAGTTGGCTACCAACCGAATTCAAGTAATTGTTAAAGGCACTAGTGTTCAGAAGGCAGTGCATGTTCGCCTGGTTGATGAAAGCTATGATTCCAGTGATTCTGAGATGAATTTTGATGGTGACACCTCAGTTCAGCCAACTGATGACGACGCCCAACAGCCTGCAGAAGAAGTAGACCTTCCTCAGGAGGCACCCATGGACTTAGATAACAACTATGGATCGGGTAGCTCTGAAATAAGTGCTGGTTCTGTTGTACCACTTCAGTCAGTGATTGAGGAACTCCCAGTGGCTGTCACTGAAGCAGAACCTCAGGAGAAGGTGTACACTGGCTTGGTTGATATGAACTATGGATCGAGTTGTTCTGAAACAAGTGTTGGCTGTGATGTTTCTCTTCAGTCAGTAATTGTCCATCCCCAAATGACTGTCAAAGAAGGAAACCTAAGGGAGGAGCCTGTCTACGTGAACGATAACAACAAATCCAGTAGTGCTCAAGCACATCTTGACTGTGATACCTCTCTCGAGGCAGTGACTGATGAACCTCAGAGGGCTGCTGAAGAAATAAATCTTCCGAAAGAGAACAATGACGTTATGGATATGAACTGTGAATATTACAGTCCTGAAATGAATTTCCACACTGATGCTCAATTAGTGGCTGCCCAACCTCAAGTAGCAGTTCAGGAAGTAAACCCTCAAGAAGCAGCTATTGACCTGCAGAATAAGAGTGCTAACTCTAGTGTTTCTGACCTAAGTGTTAATTCTCATGCTTCTCTTCAACAGTCAGCTAATGAACAACCTCCTGGAGCTCTGGGCGACATAAATATGAAAGAGTCAAATGTTGATATGGAAGTTAAGAGCTATGGATGCTCTAGCTCTGAATTCACTTTTGATTCTGACCCTCCTCTTCTGTCAGTTACTGAGCATTCTGAGCTGAATGtagaagaaataaggaaaaaggaCATTAACATGGAAGATGAGAGCTGTGGGTCAAATAGTTCTGAAATGACTTTTAATTCTGATATTCATCTTTGCCCAGTAGTTGACCAACCTCAAGTAGCTGAGGAGGAACCTGTTGATCAGGTAAATAAGAATGATGAATTTTGTGGTTCTGAAATGGCTTTTGATTCCAATGTACCTCTTCCTTCAGAGACTGATCAATCTGAAGTAGGTGTTAAAGAAGTAATTATTCAGAAAGAAGACTATAAACACTTAGGAAGGAAGAATGATGAACCCAGTGGTTCTAAAATAAGTTTGGATTTTTATGTCCCTCCTCTTTCAGTGACAAATTCTCCTGGAGTTCTTGCTAAAAGACTGAAACTTCAAGAAGAAGAACCGATGCACATTGAGCCTAGTGTTTCTGGATTAAGTTTGAATGATCACTCAACAATTGGACATTCTGAAAATCCCAGTGAAGACGTAAACCTCCAGAAAGATGAGTACGTACAGCTGGGAAATAAGGGTAATGGACCTGATGTTCCTGAAAACAGTTTGAGATCTTCTATTTCTCATTCAGTGACCCATCATCTTGACGGAGctgtgaaagaaataaacaatccgaaagaagaacaaataaaagacaaGGGTAATGACTTAAATGTTTCTGAAACAAGATTGGATTTCGGTTTCCCCCCTCAGTCAGTTATTCAAAGAACTGATGTAGTTCTTAAAGAAATGTTGCTTCAAAAAGAAAAGCATGCTGCATTTAGCGgttctgaaataaatttagatTCTGATGTCTCTCATTCTTCAGTGACTGAACCTCAAATagctgttaaagaaaaaaatgatcagaaagatgaatatgtttttaaaaacaagagtGATAAATACAGTGGCTCTGAAATAAATGTCCTTCCTCATTTGATGACTGAAAAACCTCAGCTAGCTGTTTTGAGGGAGGACCATGTTGACCCAGAAGTTGAAAGTACTAAATCTAGAGGTTTTGATATAAATTTGGATATTGGTCCCCCTCGTCCATCAGTCATTGAGAAATCTCAGTTAGCCCCTTTGAAGAAAAGACATGTTGTTCTGGAGAACACAAGCAGCAAATCTAGCGATTGTAAAGTAAAATTGGGGTCTAATGACCCTCCTCAGCCATTGGCTGCACAATTTCAGGACGTGATTCAAAAAACAAACCTGTGGGAGGTAAAGGATATTGACCTAGGAAACAAAGTCGATAAACCTAGTGAGTCTAAATTAATACAGGATTCTGATGTTTCTCCTCAGTCTGTGCCTGATCAACCTGAAGCAgctattaaacaaacaaaccttgAGAATGAAGGTCATGTATACTTGGAAGATAATAACAGCCAATATAGTGGTTCTGACATGAGCTTGGATTCTGATTACTTGGCTCAGTCAAGAGTTGATCAGTCTCAAATAACTATTTTGGAGAAAGAGCATATTGAGCTAGAAGATAAACACCATAAATCCTGTGGTTCTGAAATAAGTTTTGACTCTGATGACCCTCTTCAGTCAGTGGCTGAGCAGGTTAGAGAAACTGTTAAAGAAATAAGCCTTTGGAAGGATGAAGATGTGGAAGAGACAACAGATAAATCTGATGGTTTTGCAATTATGTATGATTCTAATGTTCGTTTTCAGTCAGTGGCGGGCCAAACTGAGGAAATTATTAAGGAGATTAACCGCTGGAAGAAGCCTGTAGACATGGAAGGTAAGATTGTCAAACCCAGTGATTCTACACTAAATTTTGACTCTAATGAACATGTTCATTCTGTGGCTAATGAAATTCAAGAGGCTACTGCGGAAATAAATCTTCTGAGGGAGGGACATGCTTTTCTGCATGACAAGGGCTATGATCCCAAGGATTCTGCAATGATTTATGTTTCAAATGTCCATTTTCAACCAGCAGTTGAGCAACCACACATTTTGGAAGAGGAACATGCCGATTTGGACGATAAGAGCAATGATTCTTGTGGCCCTGAAATGAGTTTTACTTGTGACGATCCTCTTCAGTCTGTGGCTGACCCGCTTGAAAAAGCTGATAAAGTAAGTCTTTGGAAGGAAGGCCCTATTTACCTGGGAGATACCTACAAACTATCTGGTTATCAAATAAGATGTGACTCTGATGCTCCTGTTCAGTTAGTGGTTGGTCAATGTCCTGTGGCTGTCAAAGAGATAAACTTGGAGAAGAAGGATCATAATGACTTAGAAAATCAGCACTGTGAACCGAGCGTTTCTGGAATAAAATGTGATTCTGGTATTCATCTGCAGTTAGAAGTCGACCATCCTCAAATGGTTTGCAAAGAAATGAACCTTCAGAAGACATCGCATCTTGGGATGGAAGAAAAGACTAGTGATTCTGAAATAATGTCTGATTCTGATGTCCCTCTTCAAATAATAGTGGATGAATTTCAGGTGTCGGTCAAAGAAGCAGATCCTCAGAAGATGCTGTTGGTGGACCTGGTGACTGGTGATAGTGATTGTGAAGTGATTGCTGACTCTGATGCCTCCTGTCAGCCAGTGATTGACTCGCCTCAAGTGACTGTCGAAGGAATTGCCGGTATAAATGCAAAAAGTTTTGATCTAGAAGGTGCATGCTGTGACTGTTGTGATTCAGAACTAGGGTATGTTTGTGAAGGCTCTCCTCAATCAGAGTCAAACCAATCCAGAAAGACTTTCAAAGTGGTAAACCAGAAGAAAGACTATATCATTCTGGAAGAGTCAGCCTGTGAGCCTTATGGTTCTGAAATAAATGTTCAAAAAGATGCCTCTCGCCAGTCCAAGACTCACCAATCACCAGGGCCTGATAAGAAAAGGGCAAAAAAAAGTAAcccaagaggcaggagaggtAAATCTACTAGtcctaaaagaaaatgtaattggGAAGAGACTTCTCAGCCAAAGACTCGTCAACAGCGGAAAGCTAACAAAGAAGACAACACGCAGAAAGATCAGAAAGGCCAGAGAGGTAAGCGCGGTCGACGCAGTGTTTCTGCAAAGGGCCGTAATGCCTCCCCTGAGTCAGCAGACCTTCAAATGGCTAATGGAGATAACCGTTTGAAGCTGAAGTTAAAGTTAAAACGTACAGATGTAAAAAGTAAGGACTCTAAAGCTTGTGTTTCTGGGGTGAATATTCAGTGTGATCGCTCTTTTCAGTCTGACAATGACCGAACTCAAAAAGGTGTGAAGAAGATGTCTTTTAGCCTGAAAGAAATGAAGCGTGATTCCTATTCAAGCTCTGGTTCTAAGGGTGATTCTGGAAGGAGATCAAAAAAAGCAAAGTTGGTCTTGGAAGATAGGGCTGATGAACCAGTTCTTGAAGCCTTGCCTCATGTCCCTCCTTCATTTGTGGGGAAAACATGGTCTCAAATCATGATAGAAGATGACATAAAAATTAACACTCTTGTGAGGGAATTTAAGGAAGGTCGTTTCCACTGTTACTTTGATGATGACTCTGAACCcaggaaagtaaaaaaaatatattcaagtgAAGAAAGAAAGATTGCCTCATCAGACCTAAATGACACTGCATTCATTGAAGTTCTGTTAGAATGTGATTATAATGTTGATGACTTTTCAGTAGCCTTAGATAAACCTAGCTATGACCCTATAGAAAAGATGCCTTATGAACAAACCTGGCGAGTGACTTCTAGATGCCAGACTGTAAAAGTCAGCAGTGGAGCTCAAACCAGTCTCATGAGTTACATAGTGACAAAAAGAGTAAGTGAACATGAGACATACTCGCCATCACTGAAGCGTTTACTTTTACGCAACGACAGGagaccaaaaaagaaaatccaaattgGAAGATTTGAATTTCTTGAATCATATACTAACATTTTGAAGCCTTTGCACCCCAATGCCTTATTCTATGTTGTTTCTTCAAATGTTAAGCTGAATGAAGGCGAATCCTTCAACGTCTCTGAAATTAGCCAGCAGAATGATAAAAACAATCAGGACATTAACATCCAGTACAAATATAAACTGAGTTCCTTTGATTGTTATGACCCATTGAATAAAAAAACTGCAATTAATCCTCCTCTGAACACAGAAATACAAGAGTCTGACAGGAATGATGACTGGATTCAAATTCGCTTTAGTGACCTAACCTCCAGTGAAGGAAATGACGATGCTCATGTACAAAGCTCTGCTTCTTCACCTTTTATAACAGTGTCAGTAAGACATGAATTAACATCTGACCAGGGGGCCAATGGGTCTTCCGTATTTCTGGCAAAATCAGAGATCTTGAAATCTAGTGAAGTTCCGAAAGAGAGGAATTTCCAGTTAACTCTCTTAAATGGTGATGCTGCCAAAATCTCAAAATCAGTGAGAAACAagtacttaaaaagtaaaaagaaagttcAGAGAAGGAAGGCGACAACTAATAAGAAGCCAGGTTTACTCAAAAAGGTGTACAAACCAGTTGTTGTTCAGGAAATAACCAGAACCACATCAGAAAAACAGTCAACTTGGATTCCTACCAAACTAAATGATATCATTAGAAAGTATATCTCAAAATTCTCTGTTTTTTTGCGTCGCAAGTATCAGTCCAGGAGGGCTTTTTTTGGAATGCATCTTAAGAAGACAAAATCTTTTCTCAGTAGgttaaagaaggccaagagaccaGCCAAAAAGGCTTCAAACTCGATTCCATCAGCTGATGCCGAAAAGCAGTCCAGTGCTGTCAAGAGCTCTTCTCCCAAGCAACATGTGCAGGATTCTTCCAGCATTGCAGAAACTAAGAAGAATGGTAATAAAAAACGCCccagaagaaagcaaaaaaagCGCCCTAAACCTGTTAGAATATATGAGTTGAGAAGCTTATATTCTCAGGTGCCATATTCTCATAGAAGGATGACTCGACTATTACACAAATTGTTGCTCAGCAAGGCAAACAAGAAGTGTTTGTGCTGA